One stretch of Streptomyces peucetius DNA includes these proteins:
- a CDS encoding polysaccharide deacetylase family protein, translated as MKKDQLPPGRRSVLRIAACLGATAAGSLLVGERAETPGRGPAGGAAAGPQAAVRPPKATSYRLRPLAAYAAPALRRARPPVRRRPFLEIPDMGRAMVLTFDDGPDPRYTPDILGILREYGVRAMFFVCGEMATDNRDLLREMADDGHVVGNHTWSHPLVPKLPPSRIRDQLGRTSEVIEKSLGEAPLWYRAPYGAWNKHSFEIGAELGMEPLGWTLDTLDWTRPGTSTIVRRVLRGAAPGVVVLSHDAGGNRSQSVAALRRYLPELLDEGYRITVPRR; from the coding sequence ATGAAGAAGGATCAACTGCCTCCCGGCCGTCGCTCGGTGCTCCGTATCGCCGCGTGCCTCGGCGCCACCGCCGCCGGAAGCCTGCTCGTCGGTGAGCGGGCCGAGACCCCGGGACGCGGGCCCGCAGGAGGGGCGGCCGCGGGCCCGCAGGCCGCCGTTCGTCCGCCGAAGGCCACCTCCTACCGGCTGCGGCCCCTGGCGGCGTACGCGGCGCCGGCCCTGCGGCGTGCCAGGCCGCCGGTGCGCCGGCGGCCCTTCCTGGAGATCCCGGACATGGGCCGCGCCATGGTGCTCACCTTCGACGACGGCCCCGACCCCCGCTACACCCCGGACATCCTCGGCATCCTGCGCGAGTACGGGGTGCGGGCCATGTTCTTCGTGTGCGGCGAGATGGCGACCGACAACCGCGACCTGCTGCGCGAGATGGCCGACGACGGCCATGTGGTCGGCAACCACACCTGGTCGCACCCGCTGGTCCCGAAGTTGCCGCCCTCCAGGATCCGCGACCAGCTGGGCCGCACCAGCGAGGTGATCGAGAAATCCCTCGGCGAGGCACCACTGTGGTACCGCGCGCCCTACGGCGCCTGGAACAAGCACTCGTTCGAGATCGGCGCGGAACTCGGCATGGAGCCGCTCGGCTGGACGCTCGACACCCTCGACTGGACGCGGCCGGGGACCTCCACCATCGTCCGGCGGGTGCTGCGCGGGGCGGCCCCCGGCGTGGTCGTGCTCTCGCACGATGCGGGCGGGAACCGGTCGCAGAGCGTGGCGGCACTGCGCCGCTATCTGCCGGAGCTGCTCGACGAGGGCTACCGGATCACGGTTCCGCGCCGCTGA